The Anoplopoma fimbria isolate UVic2021 breed Golden Eagle Sablefish chromosome 10, Afim_UVic_2022, whole genome shotgun sequence sequence TCGTGTCAGTCCTTCTGGCCGCCTGTCCTCATCACTTGTTTACCTGCAAGGCCTAACAGTATGCAACGTTAGCTGCCATGAGTTAGCCTAGCGGTAGCTCGGTCGCGTTAGCTAACGTTGcccagcatacacacacacacacacacacacacacacacacactatgaggCACACACAGCTATTGTTAGCCAGCCGTAGACAGTTGCACATTTCTTTTGAATGAGTCATCGACCAGACACCTCGTTGCTCTGCTCGGCTAACTACATATGAACGTCGCTGCTAGCGGCTCTCCGCTACCACCGCTGCCTTTCATGTGCCGCTCTCGTCTCCAGGGGGCCCGTTGGGCTAACGTTAACTCGGAGCTCTCCGTTCCAAGGAGCCGTTGGGCAACGTTAACAGAACGTCGGCTGCAGGTTAACGGTCGTGACGTACACGAAGTTAACGTCTGCTCAGTAGCCAACGGCAGCTCAACGTTGTGCTGCCTAAGGACACGAACAAGAGTCCATTCAGTCCACGGCTGTGACTGAGCTAAGTGGCATGCTAGCCGAATAAGTTTCAAGTTGTTTCCCTTAATAACTGTTGCATTACAGGCGACACATGGCTACTTGTGTGGCCATatgctttgttactttgtaaACATGGCCGCCCACACTTATTGCGACAAATCATCTAAGTGTTTTCCGCCTGTAAGTTAGAGTTGTAACATTTGTTTGAGGCTCATACATCAGACAGTGGTATGAGACCATAACATAATGTTTAGTTAGCAGGTCCATACACAAGCAGCAGCTAAACCTTGTGGTCATTGTTTATTGCTCAGCATGGGAGAACAATGTGAACTTTTAACTAGCTGGGTTACATTTCCCTTTGAAACCCAGCCTCACTCAGagcttttaataaatacaattatgcATATAACGTTACTAAATAAGAACAAAGAATATTTAGAGTGCCactttatacaaataaatggGTATGGTAACGTCAGTATTGATATGTGcctcttccctccttttttctcagTCTTATCAGCCATGCCTCTTGTCAGCAGGCTGCAGGTCCTGCCCCACCTATCCCGGTTCAGTGGCCCTATCTGGGAATGTCAAAAGAAAAGAGGCAATTTGCAAACCTACACCATGCCTTCCTGTGcctctgtgttttgctgttttaaaacgCAAATTAATACTGGCAGAGTGGATGAGCCGAACAGTGCTCTGCAAGGATGTTAGGCAAGAGACATGGGCAAAAAGTGCAATGACCCCTGTTCACAATAGGCTGATGAGGGATAAATTAGAGAGGATTTTTGAAGTTACTGGTAAGACCCAATTGAGCTgagcaatacatttaaaacacctCTCAATTAGCAATGGAGGGTACTCCATAACACTGTCCAATTGAATGAACCTAGCATTTAGCATTACTACCCCTACTGTCGgaactgttcatttatttatctagtgACAGAAAAaggttaatatttaaataattctaAATATTTTCTTGTCCAAGCTTATCAAACATAAGGATTTCCGTCTCTTCCCTTTTCATCAGTGTTAATGATGTAGTTATTAAACTTGTAACATTATTGAGAATACTAGTGACTGTCATTGGTTTGACAGTGGTCCTGTGTTTGTCACGTCAATATTTAAATCTACTTTTCGCTTTGTGTTGTTATTCATTATCATTTTCCCCAAAGAATTACATGGATCTTTCAATTTTATATCAGACCCTTTTCTCAAGAAGCTGTGTTCTTAATTCACAGATTGACGAGTTACCCGAAGGAGCCGTGAAGTCACCCTCCAACAAGTACCAGGTGTTCTTTTTTGGGACACATGAGACGTGAGTAATGTGTGTTAATGCTGTCTGTCTTATTCCTAGTGGAGTGAAAATGATggtaaatacataaattaagaaaacaaacaaacaaacaaacatccctAGAACTAGTTTCTtagctgtgtttctgtttatcatgtaatgcaaaaaaagtatATACAACAGTATCAGTaagttgttaaaataaatatacagattCATTTCTGTTGATTAAGTCATAAGAAATAGGAATTCAGTAGAATGTGTTGTCATTTatctaaatgttaaaatatccaCAGCTATTCGTATGGCATAAGACCATCTCTGCCAATTAGGCATTTGCAATTGACTCGCTTAAGTGGATTGGTGTACACATTTtgaaaactatttatatttgACCTCCACAGGGCATTCCTAGGGGCCAAGGATTTGTGCCCATACGATGAAAACAAGGAGAAGTTTGGAAAAGCAAACAAGAGGAAAGGCTTCGCTGAGGGACTCTGGGAGATTGAGAACAACCCCACCGTCACACATGAAGACaacgaggtgtgtgtgtaatctaCGATAGAGGctgagtgtgttttattttactttgagtGATGAACATTGTGTTTGTGCCCCATGTAAtatcaaaatgttgtttattttgtttgctgaaGGAGTTAAAGGAAACAGTGTGAATTACAATGTAAAGGTTTACTGTAATTGAAGAAAACCAAAATTGGCAGCAGATCAGCTTTTGGCTAACTCTGTGGCATAATGTATCTCACTTCCCCATTACACACCCACTGGCCCATGAGGGTGAAAGTATTAAGTGTCATAACAAGTAAACCAGCTGAATATTTACTGTTTGGGGAGAGATGACCTCAAGGTGCTAACGGatgcaaacaaagacaaaaagaagaaatgcatATTGAGATCATTTTATGCATTGAGTGTtgtaacattttcttgtttGGCCAGCAAGCACAAAACTTGTAGTCAATGCAACATGTTTCCACAAAACTATACTCTCCAACTACAGTCTTTAactgtttccttttatttcaaTGGCCTGTAGTCAACAAAGAAAGACAATGAGTCAGAAGGAGCAGGGGATACAGAAAGTTTGGAGAAAGCAGATGCCGAGGGCAGCAGTGATGAGGATGAAGGGGCCCTTGTCATCGACGAGAAGAACGAGAGGGGAGGAGCTAAACGAAAAGCGGAGGAGTCCACAGAGGTGAGTTTTGAGTCTGTCAATTTTACACAGTTTAAGTAGAGAGCTTTATATTCAGTTCATAGTTGAGCTTTCTATCTCTGACATTTCGTCAAACCTTTTGTCAGGCATCCCCCAAGCGGCCGAAGGATACAGAGGCAGAGGGTGATCCCAAAGTAGACCGCAACAAGTCTAATGCCGAGGCCAAGCTCAACGATGTGGCTGAACCCAAGGCAACTGCTCCCTCCTCAAAGAGCGAGTCAAAAGCAGAGGCCCAGGAAAACGCTCCAGCTGGAGATAAGCTAACGGCAGATAAGGTGAGACACTTAATGTGGAACATCAGGACTTGATGCGGGCTTAATGTAGGTTGATTATGCAGGTTTTGGGATAACACCATGgaataatatgtaaatattctACATTGTCTTAATACTTAAAGACCATGCAAAAAATATGTGATAAAattgtatgtttatgtttcatgtcAGAGACACTAACTGTATTATTTCCTCTCATTGCTCTCCACTGTTCTCCCTGCAGCCTGTGACAGACAGCGCTTAACGTCAACTCTCAGAATGAAAACCAAGAACCTTTGACGCTTTTGTCTGGAATTTAAGCATCAACATGTTTACCAGCTGGATGCCAGATTTCAGCTGTTTAATTAATAGAAGAATTTTAAAACCTAAGTGTTTGTATTGAGGGACAAACAAATCTTCATTTGCCATTTTTGGGATATCATATATCCCAGAAACCAAAAGTCTGCTAATCTGATTTCAAACAATTGAACTGAGAACTTTAAGGCTCGTTTATAAATGGGATTTtggtgtgtatatattttttatttctaagtgCAATTACATAATTACAAAGACTGAGTGCTAGgtgtcaaaaacatttttcagttcGGAGGgaataaacacttaaatatatagtaaattaaaaaaggagaacatttaaaccataaaaaaagataaatactcTCATCTGATGGTTTTAAAACATAGATATTGTAAAGGAATAAGAACAAACTTTCACCCATGCTCTCATCTTTAGATCATAAAATATACGTTTTACTTCCATTTGTTTCACCTAGCTTATCAGCTTCATCTTAAATCATATATTCAGTCTTTGGATACATGATGAGTTGCActttcaggttttgttttttccctgcCATTGTCTAGTTCACTGTATGATGTTTTAATGCAACACAGGTTTTGTTGCTGTGGTGTAGTGAATGCTTAGTTTGCAGGTGACCAAAATTTACGTGATTCATTAccagatttaatatttaaagccCATTTGAGAAGAACTATTGTAGgattaaaacacttttaaaccCTTCTGTAACTTTCTTCAGCTTTTGATTGTTGAAACAGAAAGACATTCCTGAATGTTTTTGTGTCCGAGCTCGGTCTTGACACTTTGGCGGAGGTGGAGCTGTGGCGTTTGTTAGGGGTCAAATTTATTTGTCAACACTTTCTGGAGAAATTATTTGGCAAACTTTCAAATCCATCAACTCAAATCTCAATTTCAAGTTATTACAAGTTCTTATAAGCGTTACATTCAGATATTTTTCAACTGTATTGCTGACATCGTCAATGCCAACATGTGATCTGTACAAATTTTGATTTTTGGAAGAAATTAAAATGAGAAGACTCTACACGGAGAAGCATCTGTAAAACTTTGTTTTCTGAACTTTTGGTTTCCGACCATTTAAACTGGAATATGAGTCTGTTTTTACTTCAATGGTCTTATTATTTTGGCTGTGAAACAaagttgtgatgttttaaaggtgtgttttatttcaacatttgttTAGACAACATGTTCAATATGTGGTGTTTGTTATTTTCCACTATCGGTAATTTTTAAGGTTCAAGTGGCTTTTGTAATGCTCGGCCTGCTCACCATGTTACTTGGATGTCATTGTTATCAGATTAGTGTTCCTTCCTGTATTTGGCAACATGAGCCCGCAGGTGATCAAACCATAAACTTAAGGGAAATCTCAACCTTTACCTCACCTCAACCTTTTTGCTGTGCCTAAAATGGCTTATACCCACCTAAAAACTACCACTGATTTCTAACAATAAAACGGTCAAAGTGGCCTACTCATGTCTGGAGTTAATTCCAAGGGCATGATTGGGCATTACGGTGTAATTCTTGGTTAagctttatcttttatttctggAAGCTGTCATTCATCTTAATCTGCTGCTTAGTTTACTGTTGTAGTTGCCAGTCCATTTAATAAACATGTTgattacaaaaaatatgtttctgtcatGTTTATATGCAGTAAATCCTTCTTTATAAGTGCAGATCATCCCTTTCCTCGGTCTGGAAAGCACCTTACACAATCAGGTCTTAGCCATTGACCAACCGGATTGTCtgcaataactttattttaaaacaaccTGTAAACCAGGTATTGTGTTCAATCACTTATTTCTAACAggcaaacatttaaagtaaCTTTTCTATCCAACCAAGACTAATTAATCATTTCACACCTAATTTTTCACTCtgttataaatgtatgaaaCTAATGATTGCACCTTTTTTGTGTGCGTGCGCACTTgtcataaataattataatgcaACACAGCCTTGCAGTTGGGGCTTTAGGCTGTGATCACTGAACTAGTTTTGGTGTTGATGTAACAAGTCCTGACAGCTTTGAATTTGTCATGGGCCTTGGTTCAATATAAACTCGTTAAATAAGTTGTTTGggtgtttgatttaaaaaaaaaaatatttcggGCCGCTGGTACATGGAGAGGACTGTTTCAGCAAGCTTAAATGTTCCAGTGCAAGTTTTAAGCAAACTTGCTCTCAGTTGACCAcaagccccccaaaaaaatcaaaagtaatTTCTGCTGTCCAACCACAGATACAATATTTGCGCATGCGTACAGCAATGTTTTACCCTCCCGCCACTAGGAGGCGCTACATGCTGATTGCAGTGTTGGTCGGTGCTGCTCCATGTGACATTGACATCAACAGAGGGTaatatgtttgtgcatgttacGATACCTTACTCCTTTTTGTTGCAACAGTGTTTTGACAAGATAGGCAGCAGTcttatttaagatttaagtgCGTTTTAAATGTGGCGTGTGGTAACCCTAGCCGCTGCAGCACAACGTTCATTATAGATTACCtgcaagctaacgttagcatagcTTGTGTTGAGAGTAGTGATGTGAAGGGACACTGGGCATCTTCTAAGCTTCTTTACTAACTCTGAACCATCTGGTCCCTGCAGCACAATGAGGCTGACCGCTCTCCTGTCGATGGCAGCCAGGGTGGTTGTGCCCAAAGATTACCGCTTCGGCACCAACAGACCGTGGATGCCGGCTGCGAAGAGGCTGAATCCTccggggaggaagaggaggaaggtgtTCGTGGAGCCGTTAGCACCAGAGGACTGGTCCGTGCTCAGAGGGGACATGGTGAGTGAAATAAGTCAAGTCCCAAAGTCTTCATAAGCCACTTGTCAGTTGCAAGTCCTTGTAAGTACACATTCAATGCCTGTGAATATGCAATGGCTTTTCTGAGATTGAACCAGGTGTAAACTTaagactttaatgtttttgacttttacaCGACACATCGCTAAGTCTCAAGATGCTCAAGTCTCATTTAAGTTCAGTACAGATCAAAGAAGTCTACAGGTCTGAACTATCTTAACCATGGAAACAGGACAGGACACTAGTTGCAATGCATGaacagaatatcaaaaatatgtaataataataataataataataatggattttatttatatagcacactttaaaatacaatgaaatctcaaggtgctgtgCAGggtaaaaacaatcacaataatcaaatataataataaaacgctaaagacaaataaaaaataaaataaatgaattaatttaatcctaataaaatctaagaatatctagtAAAACAACAGAATATGTTCAGCTTATCTCAGTGTTATTTTACAGGAAGCTACCAGCCACAACaatacattacatcacattaagataagataagataagataagataatcctttattagtcccgcagcggggaaatttgcaggcttacagcagcatagagttaaagtgcacacaagagacatagtaaagaaagacaagataaaaataaaaatgaaaataaaaaataacttactTAACTCTTCGATAGGAACTATTTTGTTCAGAAGAATGAGCACAAAAAGGATTATTTCCAATCTCatacttgtttactttttgtgtACTTCCCTTGACAGAACTAATGTACAAATAGTAGTTAGCTTTTAAATGCTTAGACAAATTATCAGAAAAAGTAATGCCATAATTAATGTATGGAGATGACTCCAAATAGAATAGAGGCTCTGGATTGACAAAACTA is a genomic window containing:
- the LOC129097073 gene encoding hepatoma-derived growth factor-like isoform X2 — translated: MTTSPGVDLKKPWSHSPTDEFQLKIDELPEGAVKSPSNKYQVFFFGTHETAFLGAKDLCPYDENKEKFGKANKRKGFAEGLWEIENNPTVTHEDNESTKKDNESEGAGDTESLEKADAEGSSDEDEGALVIDEKNERGGAKRKAEESTEASPKRPKDTEAEGDPKVDRNKSNAEAKLNDVAEPKATAPSSKSESKAEAQENAPAGDKLTADKPVTDSA
- the LOC129097073 gene encoding hepatoma-derived growth factor-like isoform X1, yielding MPRSNRQREYKPGDLVFAKMKGYPHWPARIDELPEGAVKSPSNKYQVFFFGTHETAFLGAKDLCPYDENKEKFGKANKRKGFAEGLWEIENNPTVTHEDNESTKKDNESEGAGDTESLEKADAEGSSDEDEGALVIDEKNERGGAKRKAEESTEASPKRPKDTEAEGDPKVDRNKSNAEAKLNDVAEPKATAPSSKSESKAEAQENAPAGDKLTADKPVTDSA